From Acidiferrobacteraceae bacterium, the proteins below share one genomic window:
- a CDS encoding DUF3617 family protein — protein sequence MCKQWTILPAALLLAATSLAQASMVRPEPGMWESTVTTEMQSGPGFMRHPHTSTFRKCMTEKDLNFKPPTNKNMHCTYKQHPLGAHKVRWNVSCTNSGATSTGVGVATVYPTHNKGYLDMVVTTKSVGMTMKMRETFSDRRIGACK from the coding sequence ATGTGCAAACAATGGACTATTTTGCCCGCAGCGTTGCTGCTCGCCGCCACCAGTCTGGCCCAGGCATCCATGGTGCGACCCGAGCCCGGGATGTGGGAATCCACGGTCACAACGGAGATGCAAAGCGGCCCGGGATTCATGCGCCATCCCCACACCAGCACCTTCCGGAAATGCATGACGGAAAAGGACCTGAACTTCAAACCACCGACCAACAAGAACATGCACTGCACCTACAAACAGCATCCCTTGGGGGCACACAAGGTCCGCTGGAACGTCAGCTGCACCAATAGCGGTGCCACGTCCACCGGCGTGGGTGTGGCGACGGTTTATCCCACCCACAACAAGGGCTACCTCGACATGGTCGTGACCACCAAGTCCGTCGGCATGACCATGAAGATGCGCGAGACCTTCAGCGACCGCCGCATCGGTGCCTGCAAATAG